In Paenibacillus ihbetae, the following are encoded in one genomic region:
- a CDS encoding DUF5359 family protein: MHDSMGQAMEALAGRLLLRVLIGLAAAMVIIQLLLHYEPARPYISPVQQMEGVPVNEQNVNDWMGGNTPSLLHHSS, from the coding sequence GTGCATGATTCAATGGGACAAGCCATGGAAGCGCTGGCCGGAAGGCTGCTCCTGCGCGTGCTGATCGGTCTCGCGGCGGCAATGGTCATCATCCAGCTGCTGCTGCATTACGAGCCTGCCAGGCCCTATATTTCGCCGGTTCAGCAGATGGAGGGAGTCCCCGTAAACGAGCAAAATGTCAACGATTGGATGGGGGGAAACACCCCTTCTCTTTTGCATCACTCCAGCTAG
- the rpsA gene encoding 30S ribosomal protein S1 yields the protein MSEETRNQESAEMQSQEQLDQIVSLKKGDTVKGTIVKLEDNQAYVSIGYKYDGVIPVRELSSVQLDNASDAVQVGQEVECKVVSINDDKESLVLSKRAIDSENAWDELEKHFEAQDVFEVTVADVVKGGLVADVGARGFIPASMVERHFVEDFSDYKGRTLRVKVKELDRENNKVILSQKDVLEEEFEANKQKVMAELKEGQVLEGTVQRLTQFGAFVDVGGVDGLVHVSEIAWNHVDKPSDVLSEGDQVRVKVLKVDPEKGKISLSIKAAGPGPWETAGEQFHTGDIVTGVVKRLVSFGAFVELAPGVEGLVHISQISHKHIGTPQEVLKEGQEVQVKVLDINPSEQRVSLSIKETEEAPAQAPRAEKPSKGPKIDLKDNPNVSLNNQGMSVTLGERFGDKLSKFK from the coding sequence ATGTCGGAAGAAACAAGAAACCAAGAGTCTGCTGAAATGCAAAGCCAGGAGCAGCTCGACCAAATCGTATCCTTGAAAAAAGGGGACACCGTGAAAGGGACGATCGTCAAATTGGAGGACAACCAGGCTTATGTAAGCATTGGATATAAATACGACGGCGTAATTCCTGTTCGCGAACTGTCTTCTGTCCAGCTGGACAACGCATCCGATGCGGTTCAGGTTGGCCAAGAGGTTGAGTGCAAGGTTGTGAGCATCAATGACGACAAGGAAAGCCTTGTTCTGTCCAAGCGCGCAATCGACTCCGAGAACGCTTGGGATGAGCTGGAGAAGCATTTCGAAGCACAAGACGTGTTCGAAGTGACTGTTGCAGACGTCGTTAAAGGCGGTCTTGTAGCTGACGTTGGCGCACGCGGCTTTATCCCTGCTTCCATGGTAGAGCGTCACTTTGTAGAGGATTTCAGCGACTACAAAGGCCGCACGCTTCGCGTAAAAGTGAAGGAGCTTGACCGTGAGAACAACAAGGTCATCCTTTCCCAGAAGGACGTTTTGGAAGAGGAATTCGAAGCCAACAAGCAGAAGGTAATGGCCGAGCTTAAAGAAGGTCAAGTGCTCGAGGGCACGGTACAGCGTCTGACCCAATTCGGCGCATTCGTTGACGTAGGCGGCGTTGACGGACTGGTTCACGTATCCGAAATCGCTTGGAATCACGTGGATAAGCCTTCCGACGTATTGTCCGAAGGAGATCAGGTTCGCGTGAAGGTGCTTAAGGTTGATCCTGAAAAAGGAAAAATCAGCCTCAGCATCAAGGCAGCGGGGCCAGGACCATGGGAAACTGCAGGCGAGCAATTCCACACCGGCGACATCGTTACAGGCGTGGTTAAACGTCTTGTGAGCTTTGGCGCATTCGTTGAATTGGCTCCTGGCGTAGAAGGCCTGGTTCATATCTCTCAAATCTCGCACAAGCACATCGGCACTCCGCAAGAAGTGCTGAAAGAAGGACAGGAAGTTCAAGTTAAAGTTCTTGACATCAATCCTTCCGAGCAGCGTGTAAGCTTGAGCATTAAAGAAACAGAAGAAGCGCCGGCGCAGGCTCCTAGAGCAGAAAAACCGTCCAAAGGTCCTAAAATCGACCTGAAAGACAACCCGAACGTTTCTTTGAACAATCAGGGTATGAGCGTAACGCTTGGAGAGCGCTTTGGCGATAAGCTGAGCAAATTCAAGTAA
- the cmk gene encoding (d)CMP kinase yields MVMQGTGYQDRINIAIDGPAGAGKSTVARMVASRLQYIYVDTGAMYRAVTWFMLNQGIDAENHEKVLQHAQNMVIELKPHETGQMVLLNGEDVTPFIRLHQVSASVSKYARIEGLRTKLVHLQQQMATQKGVVMDGRDIGTTVLPDAELKIFMTASVKERALRRFNELRDESITLEQLEHDIAERDRLDAEREVSPLRCAEDAIVLDTTQMDINQVVEAILSYCETVLDGERKA; encoded by the coding sequence TTGGTTATGCAGGGGACAGGTTACCAGGACAGAATCAATATTGCCATCGACGGTCCTGCAGGGGCGGGTAAAAGCACAGTAGCGCGTATGGTGGCCAGCAGGCTGCAATACATCTATGTGGATACCGGCGCCATGTACCGGGCGGTGACTTGGTTTATGCTAAATCAAGGAATTGATGCAGAAAATCACGAAAAAGTGCTTCAACATGCGCAAAACATGGTGATTGAATTAAAACCGCATGAAACAGGCCAAATGGTGTTGTTGAATGGGGAAGATGTCACACCGTTTATCCGCCTGCATCAGGTGAGTGCATCCGTTTCCAAGTATGCGCGGATCGAAGGCTTGCGAACCAAGCTTGTCCACCTGCAGCAGCAAATGGCGACACAAAAAGGCGTCGTCATGGACGGACGCGACATCGGCACTACGGTTCTGCCGGACGCTGAGCTCAAGATCTTCATGACAGCCAGCGTCAAGGAGCGGGCGCTTCGCCGGTTCAATGAGCTTCGCGACGAGAGCATTACGCTGGAACAGCTGGAACATGATATCGCAGAACGCGACCGTCTCGATGCGGAGCGTGAAGTATCGCCGCTGAGATGCGCGGAGGATGCCATCGTTCTGGATACGACGCAAATGGATATCAACCAGGTGGTCGAAGCGATTCTTTCATATTGCGAAACTGTATTGGATGGGGAGAGGAAGGCATGA
- a CDS encoding lysophospholipid acyltransferase family protein encodes MIYVFCRAVVRGLFAILYRFESVGVHNIPSEGGVLICSNHLSVRDPISVGIHVKRQVKFMAKAELFKIPVFGWLIDKLGAFPVKRGGVSKESIKTALTILRQGEVMGIFPEGTRNSDATAAKRGAASFALRSGATVIPAAIIGDYKLFRKVKIIYGAPVDLSRFEGDKSPEALDAATEIIMSKIHEMRATGKPTVN; translated from the coding sequence ATGATTTACGTTTTTTGCAGAGCGGTGGTCCGCGGTTTGTTCGCTATTCTGTACCGGTTTGAGTCTGTCGGCGTACATAATATCCCTTCCGAGGGCGGCGTACTGATCTGCAGCAATCATCTCAGCGTGCGAGACCCGATTTCGGTCGGCATTCACGTGAAGCGCCAGGTTAAATTTATGGCGAAAGCGGAGCTGTTCAAAATTCCGGTATTCGGATGGCTGATTGACAAGCTTGGCGCATTTCCGGTAAAGCGGGGCGGCGTCAGCAAAGAATCGATCAAGACCGCACTGACCATTCTGCGTCAGGGAGAAGTGATGGGGATTTTCCCGGAGGGGACCCGGAATTCGGATGCAACCGCAGCGAAGCGGGGGGCGGCAAGCTTTGCGCTCCGGAGCGGAGCGACGGTAATCCCGGCGGCGATCATCGGTGACTATAAGCTGTTTCGGAAGGTTAAGATCATTTACGGAGCGCCTGTAGACTTATCCCGTTTCGAAGGCGACAAGTCGCCCGAAGCACTCGATGCGGCAACCGAGATCATTATGAGCAAAATCCATGAAATGCGGGCAACCGGTAAGCCGACCGTCAACTGA
- a CDS encoding flagellar brake protein: MYPKINEVLYIQLDTGDQKEADILYKSRISDMDDESIYMEVPLQEGTGRLKKLYIGDEISAYFLTEGGVKNYFNSYVLSHHEDVIKLVRIKKPESDQITKVQRRGFLRVQAELEAAVKAKDGTRFLTKTEDVGGGGISLYLEPGQTLKEGDLLDCWMLVPFKNGSVEHIPFEGEVVRLKELPMGRSIVMMKFNQISDMERQKLIRYCFERQFDFRNR, from the coding sequence TTGTATCCGAAGATCAATGAGGTCCTCTATATCCAGCTCGATACGGGGGATCAGAAAGAAGCAGATATTTTGTATAAATCCCGCATTTCCGACATGGATGACGAATCGATTTATATGGAGGTTCCCCTTCAAGAAGGGACAGGGAGACTGAAGAAGCTGTATATCGGCGATGAGATATCCGCTTACTTTCTGACCGAGGGCGGAGTGAAAAATTATTTTAATTCCTACGTGCTGAGCCACCATGAGGACGTCATCAAGCTGGTTCGGATCAAGAAGCCGGAGTCCGACCAGATTACGAAGGTGCAGCGAAGGGGCTTCCTTAGGGTACAGGCCGAGCTGGAAGCAGCCGTGAAGGCAAAGGACGGAACCCGGTTTTTAACCAAGACCGAGGATGTTGGCGGCGGCGGTATCTCGCTGTATTTGGAGCCGGGCCAGACGCTTAAAGAAGGGGATCTTCTGGATTGCTGGATGCTGGTTCCCTTTAAAAACGGATCGGTTGAGCATATTCCGTTCGAAGGCGAGGTCGTCCGGCTGAAGGAGCTTCCCATGGGCCGAAGCATCGTGATGATGAAATTCAATCAGATTTCGGATATGGAGCGCCAAAAGCTGATCCGGTATTGCTTTGAAAGACAGTTCGATTTTCGAAACCGATAA